The Amycolatopsis nigrescens CSC17Ta-90 genomic interval TGTCGCTGCTGGTCGGGGTGTCCAGCTCCCTTGACCGCTGGCGGAGCAGCTCGATCTGGGAGAACTGGTGCCCGAACTGCGCCGTGACGGCCGTGCCCACGATGTGCTCGGCCGCGCCGGCCGACGGCCGCAGGCCCTGCTGGGCGAGCAGCGCCGAGCCGATCAGCTGCGCGGCACGGGTCAGCAGCACGAAGGCCGACTTCGGGGACGTCTCGGTCAGCGGCTCGGCCGAGTCGATGTGGTCGGCCGCCAGTCGCAGGAACGGCCTGCCGTTGGCCGAGGGACCGCCGGCCATCTCCAGCTGCCCGGTGCGCAGCAGCCGTTTGATCTCCTCCTGGCCTTCCAGGGCGACCCCCGCCGACTCCTGTGCGGAGCGGGGCCGGACGGCGACGACCTCCACCACGGGATGACCGGGTCGCTGGTGCGGGATCTGGCGGGTGTCCAGGTTCTGCCCGAGCGGTACCACGGAGAGGTGCACCGGACGCCTGAGCCGCTCCTCGGTCCGCGCCACCGCGGTGCCGAGGGCCTGGCGGTCGAGGGGCTTGTCCGGTGGCACCACCACGAGCAGCTGGAAGCTGTCGGGCTCCGGCCCGGGAATGCCGGCGAACCGGTCGGCCCAGACCCCGCCCAGCATGATCCGGGCGACATGCGGAACGCAGCCGAACTCCTCGGCGATGACCTGGGGAACGCCGTAGGTCAGCCGGATGAGCTCGGTGAGCGGCCCGACCATGGAGCTCGTCCGGTTGTTCGCGCGGATCAGCCGGATGGTGCCTTCGCGCCGGCTGGTCAGGATTCCGGCGTCTTCGAGCAGCTTGTTCTCCTTGTCGACCGACGCCAGCGAGCTTCCCGCGTACTCGGCCAGCTCCGTCAGGCTGAACGACCGGTCCGGGTTGAGCAGGGTCGCGGCGAGGATGCCGGCCTGCACCCTGGAACGGAACACCGGGAGCAGCGGAGGGGTGCCCTGTGCCCGCCGGGCGTGTCCCGGCTGCGCGGGCGCGTTGGTGGTGACGATGGCGTGGCCGAGCCGGGTGCGCCGCCGGGCCGCCACCGCCGCGAGGTCGAGCTGTTCCTGCGGCACCTGAAGGACCACCGAGAGCCATCGGCGGGTCCCGGAGCGGGGAATCTGGTGGCCGCGTTCCCACCGGGCGACCAGATCCCGGGTGATGGTGGGCCGCCCCGACGCGGTCACCAGTTCTCTGGCCAACGAGTACTGGCTCATCTTCCTCGCGTGCCTCGCGGATCGAATAACGAGAGAGATCGGTTGGTTGACGTCGACTCTCATGATCGATGACCTCCCTATTCGATCTTCACCTCCGTTCGACGCTAGTCGCCGCCGCGGGGAGCGCACTGTACGTTTCGCGCACGATCTCGTCGTTCTGGCGCACCAAGAACCCGATTCCCGCCGGCGGAATTCGTCCCCTGCCACCACCACCCCGAGGCTAGGAACCTGGGATGCAGGCCGGAACTCGCCGGAGGGAGACGCGATTGTGGACAGCCTCACCGAGTCGGTACTGAGCGGCGCCGGGCCGGATGAACTGGAGGGCAAGCCGGTTCCCGCCGAATACCTGGCCGCGCACCTTCGGGCGCAGGACGTGGACCTGTTCCGGGACAGCGCCGAAAAGGACGTCCGCAAGTCGCTGCACGTCGGCCGGGTGCCGATGCCCGAGCTGGCTCCCGACGAGGTGCTGGTGGCGGTCATGGCCGGCGCGATCAACTACAACACCGTGTGGTCGGCGCTGTTCGAGCCGATCCCGACCTTCAAGTTCCTGAGCAAGTACGCGAAACAGGGTCGCTGGGAGTCCAGGCACGACCAGCCGTACCAGGTGGTCGGGTCCGACGCCTCCGGGGTGATCGTGCGCCGGGGCAGCGGGGTACGCGGCTGGTCGGTGGGGGATCACGTGGTGGTGAGCCCGGTGCTCGTGGACGACCAGGAGCCGGCGACGCATGCCGACGGGATGCTGAGCAGCCGCATGCTGGCCTGGGGCTTCGAGACCAACTTCGGCGGCCTGGCGCACTACGCGGTGGCCAGGGCGAGCCAGCTGATCGGCAAACCACGGCACCTGAGCTGGGAGGAGGCCGCGTGCAACCCGCTGTGCGCCGGGACCGCCTACCGGATGCTGGTCAGCCCGGCCGGGGCGCGGATCAAGCAGGGCGACATCGCGCTGATCTGGGGCGCGACCGGCGGCCTCGGCGGATACGCGGTCCAGTTCGTGCGCAACGGCGGTGGCATCGCGGTCGGTGTCGTCGGCTCCGAGGAAAAGGCCGAGCTGTCGCGCAAGATGGGCTGCGACGTGGTGATCAACCGCGCAGAGCTCGGCTTCAACGAGTCCACTTCGGACGATCCGGGCGAGACCGTGCGGGTGGCGAAGCGGCTGGGCTCGGTCATCCGGAAGGAGCTGGGGGAGGACCCGCACGTCGTCTTCGACTACGTCGGAAAGGCCACCTTCGCGACTTCTGTCTACCTCGCCCGCCGCGGTGGGCTGGTGGTCACCTGCGGCTCCAGCACCGGCTTCCACCACCAGTACGACAACCGCTATCTGTGGATGAACCTCAAGCGGATCATCGGCAGCCACGGTGCGAACCTGCAGGAGCAGTGGGAGACCAACCGGCTGATCAGCATGGGGCGGGTCAACCCGATGTTGTCCAGGACCTACCCCCTGCAGGAGGTAGGGGAGGCCGTGCGGCTGGTGCAGACCAACAGCCACGTGGGGAAGGTCGGGGTGTTGTGCCTCGCCCCCGAAGAGGGGCTCGGGATCACCGATCCGGAGCTGCGCGCCCGCATCGGCGAAGAGTCACTACGGATGATGAGAGTCGGATGAACCAGCTGCAGCGGGTCGGCGTGATCGGATGCGGGCTGATGGGTTCCGGTATCACCGAGACCTGCGCACGAGCCGGCCTGGACGTCAGCGTCGCGGTGTCGACCGACCAGTCCGCGGCTCGCGGCCGGCGCCGGCTGGCGAACTCGCTCGACCGCGCGGTGCTGACCGGCAAGATCGGCCGGGACGACCGGGACAAGCTGCTCGACCGGATCGTGCTGACCACCGACCTCGGGCAGCTGTCCGACCGGCAGCTGGTCATCGAGGCGGTCACCGAGGACGAGCCGGTCAAGGTCGGGCTGTTCGCCGAGCTCGACCGGATCGTGCGGGACCCGGCCGCGATCCTCGCGTCGACCACGTCTTCGATCCCCATCGTCCGGCTGGCCAAGGCCACCACTCGGCCCGGCGACGTGGTTGGGGTGCACTTCTTCAACCCGGCGCCGGTGATGCCACTGGTCGAGTTGGTCGGCTCACTCCTGACCGGTGAGCAGACCTACCAGCGGATGTCGGATTTCCTGACCGGCGTACTCGGCAAGCAGGTCGTCCGGGCGCCGGACCGGGCCGGGTTCATCGTCAACGCGTTGCTCGTGCCGTACCTGCTGTCGGCGGTCCGGATGCTCGAAGCCGGGGTGGCGACCAAGGACGAGATCGACAAGGCCATGGAGCTGGGCTGCTCGCATCCGATGGGGCCGCTCAAGCTGATCGACCTCATCGGGCTCGACGTCGTGGCGTCCGTCGCCGAATCGCTGTACCAGGAGTTCCGCGAGATCAGCTACTCGCCGCCGACGATGCTCAGACGGATGGTGGACGCCGGGCTGCTGGGGCACAAGTCCGGCGCCGGCTTCTACCCCGGGTGACGCTAGGACAACTGGAGATCACTGGAGACCACTGGAACCGCCGGAAGAGGACTATCCACATGGCACAGACCGCCAGCACGATACTGGGCACCGGAGCCTATCTTCCGGACCGCGTCCTGCACAGCACGGAACTCGGCGAGCGGCTGGGTGTCGATCCACAATGGATACTCGACAAGACGGGCATCGCCGAGCGGCGGGTCGCGGCCGAGGACGAGGCGACCTCGGACCTCGCGACGCACGCGGCCAGGCGCGCGCTGGTGGCGGCCGGAGTCGAGGCGAGCAGTGTTGACCTGCTGATACTGGCCACCACCAACCCGGATCAGCCGCTACCGTCGACGGCCTGCTTCGTGCAGCACAACCTCGGCGCGTCGAACGCGGTGGCCTTCGACCTGGCGGCGGCCTGCACCGGTTTCATCTACGCGCTGGCCATCGCGCACAGCATGCTCACCGCCGACCCGCGGCGGCAGTGCGCGCTGGTGATCGGCGCGGACATCCACTCGCGCTCGCTCGACTACACCGACGGGGGCACCTGTGTCCTGTTCGGTGACGGCGCGGGCGCCGTCGTGCTGGCGAAGACCGGCGACAGCCGCGGCATCATCACCACCAACATCGGCACGGACGGTTCGGGAACCGGGATCGTGCAGATCCCGGCGGGCGGCAGCCGGCTGCCGGCCAGCGCGGACACGGTGGCGAACGGGCTGCACTACGCCAGGATGCGCGGCCAGGACGCCCGGCGAACCGCGGTCGACGTGCTGCCCGCGCTGATGGACGACCTGGCGCGGGACTCCGGAATCGAACTCTCCGAAGCCGATCTCATCATCCCGCACCAGGCCAACGGGGTGATGATCGAGGAGTGGGCCAAGCTCTTCGGCGCGCCACCGGACCACCTCCACCGGACCATCTCCTGGAGCGGGAACACGGGGGCGGCCTCGGTACCGATCGCACTCGATGACGCGTTCCACAAGGGACGGTTGTCCGAAGGGGACCTGGTTCTCCTCGTCGCACTCGGCGCCGGGGTGACCTGGGGCGCGGCCTCCCTCCGCTGGGCCGTGCCGTCACCGGCGGCGCTGGGGTAGTGCACCACTTTCTGAGGAGAGGAGCGGTACAGATGTCGAACAGGGAGACCGGTCAGCAGCCGGCATGGCCCGGCCCGGCCGCCGGCTGGCCGCCGGGGTTCCCCCGAGTGCCCGGCGACGCCTGGACCGGAAAACCGGTCGACGAGGCGGCCCTGAAGTACGAGGCGCACGGCAGCAATTCGTTCAGCAGGTGCTGGGATCCGGTCATCGCGCAGGCACTGGCGGTGATGACCGGGCCGACGGTCGTGATGGACTACTCGTGCGGCACCGGGCTGTTGACCGACCGGCTGCTCGCCGGCACCGAGGATTCCGTCCTGCTGCTCAATGTTGACGTGTCGCCCAGATACCTGCGAGTGATACTGGAGAAGTTCGAAGACGAGCCGCGAGTGGCGATGCGATTGTTGCAGCGCGTGCCGGGCACCAACGACCGGTTCCAGTCGGTCGACGAGGTGATCGGGACCGAATTGACCGACCGCGGCATCGACCTGCTGATCTCGACCAACGCCATCCACCTCTACGCGGACCTTTCCGAGACGCTGGAGACCTGGCACAAGGTGCTGAAGCCCGGCGGGATCGCGCTGGTGAGCACGGGTGACATGACCAACCCCGACCGCAAGGCCGGCGACTGGCGGCTGCACGATGCGGTCGAGGCGGTCAACGACATCGCCAGTGAAATGGTGCGCACTGAGCCGTTGTTCGAGAAATACCGGGAAAAGCTCGAGAGCGACGAAGTGATGAAGGGGTACGCCGCGCTGCGCGCGCACGCGTATCCGGAGGTCGGCACGGTCGACAAGTACCTGCGGGCGCTGGCCGGCGCCGGGCTGAAGCCGTTGCACTACTTCGAGCAGCTGGTCAACGTGTATCCCGACGACCTCGTGGACTCCCTTTCCCCGTACCACGAGGTCGTGCTGGGTTGGATCGGCGGTACCAGGAAGGTGGAAGGGGCGTCGCCCGCACCGGGGGCGGTCCGCGACCGGTTGTTCCTGCTCAGGTACTGCATCGACAAGCTCTATGCCAAGCGCGACCACTACCAGTGCCACTTCTCGTACTTCACCTGCCGAAAAGAGACCACGCCTCGATGAGCCAACTCGAAGGCCGGGTCGCGCTG includes:
- a CDS encoding helix-turn-helix transcriptional regulator gives rise to the protein MSQYSLARELVTASGRPTITRDLVARWERGHQIPRSGTRRWLSVVLQVPQEQLDLAAVAARRRTRLGHAIVTTNAPAQPGHARRAQGTPPLLPVFRSRVQAGILAATLLNPDRSFSLTELAEYAGSSLASVDKENKLLEDAGILTSRREGTIRLIRANNRTSSMVGPLTELIRLTYGVPQVIAEEFGCVPHVARIMLGGVWADRFAGIPGPEPDSFQLLVVVPPDKPLDRQALGTAVARTEERLRRPVHLSVVPLGQNLDTRQIPHQRPGHPVVEVVAVRPRSAQESAGVALEGQEEIKRLLRTGQLEMAGGPSANGRPFLRLAADHIDSAEPLTETSPKSAFVLLTRAAQLIGSALLAQQGLRPSAGAAEHIVGTAVTAQFGHQFSQIELLRQRSRELDTPTSSDSHAMPVEATTYLGTARSLLATATEQIDKVSLFS
- the ccrA gene encoding crotonyl-CoA carboxylase/reductase, producing MDSLTESVLSGAGPDELEGKPVPAEYLAAHLRAQDVDLFRDSAEKDVRKSLHVGRVPMPELAPDEVLVAVMAGAINYNTVWSALFEPIPTFKFLSKYAKQGRWESRHDQPYQVVGSDASGVIVRRGSGVRGWSVGDHVVVSPVLVDDQEPATHADGMLSSRMLAWGFETNFGGLAHYAVARASQLIGKPRHLSWEEAACNPLCAGTAYRMLVSPAGARIKQGDIALIWGATGGLGGYAVQFVRNGGGIAVGVVGSEEKAELSRKMGCDVVINRAELGFNESTSDDPGETVRVAKRLGSVIRKELGEDPHVVFDYVGKATFATSVYLARRGGLVVTCGSSTGFHHQYDNRYLWMNLKRIIGSHGANLQEQWETNRLISMGRVNPMLSRTYPLQEVGEAVRLVQTNSHVGKVGVLCLAPEEGLGITDPELRARIGEESLRMMRVG
- a CDS encoding 3-hydroxybutyryl-CoA dehydrogenase translates to MNQLQRVGVIGCGLMGSGITETCARAGLDVSVAVSTDQSAARGRRRLANSLDRAVLTGKIGRDDRDKLLDRIVLTTDLGQLSDRQLVIEAVTEDEPVKVGLFAELDRIVRDPAAILASTTSSIPIVRLAKATTRPGDVVGVHFFNPAPVMPLVELVGSLLTGEQTYQRMSDFLTGVLGKQVVRAPDRAGFIVNALLVPYLLSAVRMLEAGVATKDEIDKAMELGCSHPMGPLKLIDLIGLDVVASVAESLYQEFREISYSPPTMLRRMVDAGLLGHKSGAGFYPG
- a CDS encoding 3-oxoacyl-ACP synthase III family protein, yielding MAQTASTILGTGAYLPDRVLHSTELGERLGVDPQWILDKTGIAERRVAAEDEATSDLATHAARRALVAAGVEASSVDLLILATTNPDQPLPSTACFVQHNLGASNAVAFDLAAACTGFIYALAIAHSMLTADPRRQCALVIGADIHSRSLDYTDGGTCVLFGDGAGAVVLAKTGDSRGIITTNIGTDGSGTGIVQIPAGGSRLPASADTVANGLHYARMRGQDARRTAVDVLPALMDDLARDSGIELSEADLIIPHQANGVMIEEWAKLFGAPPDHLHRTISWSGNTGAASVPIALDDAFHKGRLSEGDLVLLVALGAGVTWGAASLRWAVPSPAALG
- a CDS encoding class I SAM-dependent methyltransferase; this translates as MSNRETGQQPAWPGPAAGWPPGFPRVPGDAWTGKPVDEAALKYEAHGSNSFSRCWDPVIAQALAVMTGPTVVMDYSCGTGLLTDRLLAGTEDSVLLLNVDVSPRYLRVILEKFEDEPRVAMRLLQRVPGTNDRFQSVDEVIGTELTDRGIDLLISTNAIHLYADLSETLETWHKVLKPGGIALVSTGDMTNPDRKAGDWRLHDAVEAVNDIASEMVRTEPLFEKYREKLESDEVMKGYAALRAHAYPEVGTVDKYLRALAGAGLKPLHYFEQLVNVYPDDLVDSLSPYHEVVLGWIGGTRKVEGASPAPGAVRDRLFLLRYCIDKLYAKRDHYQCHFSYFTCRKETTPR